The window CTACAAGACCCTCCTGCAACTCCTGAAACTGCAGGGGCCCGACGGCTATCTCGCCGCTCTGCTCAACCCCGCGTGGAAGTTCACCAGGGACCAGTGGGAGCCGCAGATGTGGGGAAAGGTGATCGAAAAGATCGGCGAGGAGGGGATGCTTTACTGCACCTTCTTTATCCCGAAGCGGGAGCAACGGCTGGTGCCCGGAACGGCAGGGTGGGACTTTCTTCCCGACGGGATCCATGCGCACGACGCGGAGGCGACGCAGGCGATGGTCCGGAACGCGCTTGTGTACGCCTACCACCACCCGAAATGGAAAGGCGGGAAGCCGTCGGTCGCTTTTATCAAGGAGGGACCGTACGCGATTCCCTGCGTTCAAGGGACCCCCCCCTGACGGATACGGCCCCCTCGTACAAGGAGCGGCTGTCCCGGTGCTTTCGTGGCGCCGTGGCGGCAGTCGATCCGGCGCGTCTCGTAATGTCCGCGTTGCGCGTGGAAGGGGATGCCGTCGTGCTCGACGCCCCGGGCGTCCGGGCGGCGATGTCCCTTTCCTCCCTTTGGAAGATCCACCTCGTCGGGGCCGGAAAGGCGGGAAGGGCGATGGGGGAGGCGGCTCTCGCGGCGCTGGGGAAATGCGTCACGGGGGGGGTGATCGCCGTTCCGCGTGGCGCGGAGGGGAAGTCGGGCCGGGTGCGATTCGTGGCGGCCGGGCATCCGGTCCCGGACATCTTCAGCCTCGCGGCGGCGCGCGAGATCCTGTCGCTTCTGGAACGTGCCGGGAAAGCGGACCTCGTGGTTGCCCTCATATCGGGCGGCGGCTCCGCCATGCTGTCCGCGCCGGCCGAAGGGATCAGGTTGGAAGAGAAGGCGGAAACGTTCCGTCTCCTTCTTCGGGCGGGTGCCGACATCGCATCGCTCAACACGGTGCGCAAGCATCTCTCCGAGGTCAAGGGGGGACTGCTGACCCGGGCGGCGCAGCCCGCGACCGTATGGGCGCTGCTCCTGTCGGATGTTCCCGGAGACGACCCGTCCGTGATCGCCTCCGGCCCTTTTTCCCCCGACCCGACGACGTATGCGGACGCGATCGGTGTCCTCGAGCGGTATGGCTGCTATTATGCGGTCCCCTCCCCGGTACGTCGACACCTGGCTGAAGGCGCGGCCGGTTCCCTCCCCGAAACCCCGAAACCGGATGACCCCGCGTTCCTCGGGACAATCTCCGCGCTTGTCGGTACGAACCGGACGGCGATGGACGCGGCGGCACTGTGGATGGCGCAGGACCGGGACGCGGGTCCCACCGCGATCGTCCTCCTGCCCGACTTTCTTCACGGCGAGGCGAGGGAATGCGCCCGTTCGTTCTGCGCCCGGTTGCGGAAGGCGGCGGAGGAGCTTTCCCCGGGACACGCCGTCGTGATGATCGCCGGCGGGGAGACGACGGTGAGCGTGCGCGGCAACGGCAAGGGGGGGCGGAACCAGGAGTTCTCCCTCGCCGCGGCGGTGGAACTGGCCGGCGAGGGAGCGATGGCCATCCTGGCCGCGGGGACGGACGGGATCGACGGACCCACCGACGCCGCGGGTGCGTATGCCGACGGAGCCACCGTCGCGCGCGCCTCGGCTCTCGGGCTCGACCCGGTCGCACATCTGGAGGACAACGACGCCTACACGTTCTTCGAGGCGTTGGGTGACCTGGTCGTGACCGGGCCAACGGGCACCAATGTCGCCGACCTGGCGATCGGTCACGCCACCGCCGTGAAGCGGTAACCGTCCAACAAGGGGAGCCTGTGAAGATGAAGAAGATATCGCCAGAGGCGACAACTGTCGGGTGGATCGGCACCGGCGTGATGGGGCTGTCGATGTGCGGCCATCTCCTCGCGAAAGGGTACCGCGTCACCGTATTCTCCCGGACGAAGGAAAAGGCCCGCCCCCTCCTCGAGA is drawn from Candidatus Deferrimicrobium sp. and contains these coding sequences:
- a CDS encoding glycerate kinase type-2 family protein, which codes for MSRCFRGAVAAVDPARLVMSALRVEGDAVVLDAPGVRAAMSLSSLWKIHLVGAGKAGRAMGEAALAALGKCVTGGVIAVPRGAEGKSGRVRFVAAGHPVPDIFSLAAAREILSLLERAGKADLVVALISGGGSAMLSAPAEGIRLEEKAETFRLLLRAGADIASLNTVRKHLSEVKGGLLTRAAQPATVWALLLSDVPGDDPSVIASGPFSPDPTTYADAIGVLERYGCYYAVPSPVRRHLAEGAAGSLPETPKPDDPAFLGTISALVGTNRTAMDAAALWMAQDRDAGPTAIVLLPDFLHGEARECARSFCARLRKAAEELSPGHAVVMIAGGETTVSVRGNGKGGRNQEFSLAAAVELAGEGAMAILAAGTDGIDGPTDAAGAYADGATVARASALGLDPVAHLEDNDAYTFFEALGDLVVTGPTGTNVADLAIGHATAVKR